Proteins found in one Bremerella volcania genomic segment:
- the hemA gene encoding glutamyl-tRNA reductase: MKLHMIGCSHHNAKVEVRERLAFTPEQARQAMLLLREHYPDTESVILSTCNRTEFYTAAIDPTKFPSHHDMVDFLAQFHQLKSEEIFDNVLERTGEDVVRHLFTVAASLDSMVVGEAQILSQVKQAYEMATDADCAGTLTHSVFQAAIHVAKRVHNETNIHQKRVSIPSVAVGEFASSIFDRFDDKKVLIIGAGEMGEETLNYLRDMGVRDFSVVNRNLERGQKLADAFNADAFPWTELTRQLIRADVVVSTTGATEPIITYEQFQEVETKRYQKALFILDLAIPRDFDPKIGDCVGVYLFSIDDLQKACEKNRKARELEWPKAERIVEKETAKFMADLHHRATGPTIKRLKQAADELKQDELKRLLNKMEGLDPKLRKEIERSFDRLVNKLLHPPLESLRDDIESGAQGGLLDALKRLFRLYD; the protein is encoded by the coding sequence ATGAAGCTCCACATGATCGGCTGCAGCCACCACAACGCGAAGGTCGAAGTCCGCGAGCGGCTGGCCTTCACCCCAGAGCAAGCCAGGCAGGCCATGCTGCTGCTGCGCGAGCACTACCCCGATACCGAGTCAGTGATTCTCTCGACCTGTAATCGGACCGAGTTTTACACCGCCGCGATCGATCCGACCAAGTTCCCCAGCCACCACGACATGGTCGATTTCCTGGCCCAGTTTCATCAGCTGAAGTCAGAAGAGATCTTCGACAATGTCCTGGAACGCACCGGCGAAGACGTCGTCCGGCATCTCTTCACCGTGGCGGCCAGCCTGGACAGCATGGTCGTTGGCGAGGCCCAGATCTTGTCGCAGGTCAAACAGGCCTACGAGATGGCGACCGATGCCGACTGTGCCGGAACGCTCACGCACAGCGTGTTTCAGGCGGCCATCCACGTCGCCAAACGGGTCCACAACGAAACGAACATCCACCAGAAGCGGGTCAGCATTCCCAGCGTGGCGGTGGGTGAGTTCGCCTCGAGCATCTTCGACCGCTTCGACGACAAGAAGGTGCTGATCATCGGTGCCGGCGAGATGGGGGAAGAGACGCTCAATTACCTGCGTGACATGGGCGTGCGAGACTTCAGCGTCGTGAACCGCAACCTCGAGCGGGGGCAGAAGCTGGCCGATGCGTTCAACGCCGATGCGTTTCCCTGGACGGAACTCACGCGGCAACTGATCCGGGCAGACGTCGTCGTCAGCACGACCGGGGCCACCGAACCGATCATCACGTACGAGCAGTTCCAGGAAGTGGAAACGAAGCGTTATCAAAAGGCGCTGTTCATTTTGGACCTGGCCATCCCGCGTGACTTCGATCCGAAGATCGGCGACTGCGTGGGGGTTTACCTGTTTTCGATCGACGACCTGCAGAAAGCGTGCGAAAAGAACCGTAAGGCCCGAGAACTCGAATGGCCGAAGGCCGAACGCATCGTCGAAAAGGAAACGGCCAAATTCATGGCCGACCTGCACCACCGCGCGACCGGCCCAACGATCAAACGCCTGAAACAGGCCGCCGACGAACTGAAGCAGGACGAACTCAAACGCCTACTCAACAAGATGGAAGGCCTCGATCCGAAGCTGCGGAAAGAGATCGAACGCTCGTTCGATCGCCTGGTCAACAAACTGCTGCACCCGCCGCTGGAATCGCTTCGCGACGACATCGAAAGCGGCGCCCAGGGAGGGCTGCTCGATGCCCTCAAACGCTTGTTCCGGCTGTATGACTAA
- the ccsA gene encoding cytochrome c biogenesis protein CcsA, translated as MLSGITLLCFASCYAITLGLEVARIWVRARSRAVVSLGFAVVGIVTHTLYLIGEQQGVIQSGPISSWHQWCLMAAWVLMSLFVIVAFAQPGTSLGLFLLPMVLLLIGVAYLMDQVAPFGASTAAETWGVIHGTALLAGTVVVMLGFVTGVMYLIQSYRLKHKMLSTEGFKLPSLEWLETTNRRALVISTCLLAGGMFAGILLKISHNSFPWTDPVIWSSAILFLWLVAAMIFELVYRPARRGQKVAYLTMANFLFLMIVLGLILFGPSQHARNLEHPGKQVSTSSLKLPGAQPRSLAR; from the coding sequence ATGCTGTCTGGGATTACCCTGCTTTGTTTTGCATCTTGCTACGCGATTACGCTGGGGCTTGAGGTTGCGCGAATCTGGGTTCGGGCTCGATCCCGGGCAGTCGTTTCTTTGGGGTTTGCGGTCGTGGGGATCGTCACCCACACGCTGTATCTGATTGGCGAGCAACAAGGGGTCATTCAATCGGGACCGATTTCGTCGTGGCACCAGTGGTGCCTGATGGCGGCCTGGGTGCTGATGTCGCTGTTTGTGATCGTGGCGTTCGCCCAACCAGGGACCTCGCTCGGATTATTCCTGCTGCCGATGGTGCTATTGCTGATCGGCGTGGCCTACTTGATGGACCAGGTCGCCCCCTTTGGGGCCAGCACCGCGGCGGAAACCTGGGGCGTGATCCACGGCACGGCGCTACTGGCGGGAACGGTCGTCGTGATGTTGGGATTCGTGACCGGGGTCATGTACCTGATTCAGTCATACCGGCTGAAGCACAAGATGCTGTCCACCGAAGGCTTCAAGCTGCCGAGCCTCGAGTGGCTGGAAACGACCAATCGCCGAGCCTTGGTGATCTCGACCTGTTTGCTGGCTGGCGGGATGTTCGCTGGCATCCTGTTGAAGATAAGCCACAACAGCTTCCCCTGGACCGATCCGGTGATCTGGAGTTCGGCGATTCTGTTTTTGTGGCTGGTGGCGGCAATGATCTTCGAGTTGGTCTATCGCCCGGCCCGACGTGGTCAAAAAGTAGCCTACCTGACGATGGCTAACTTTTTGTTCCTCATGATCGTGTTGGGCCTGATCCTGTTCGGCCCGTCGCAGCATGCTCGGAATTTGGAACATCCCGGCAAACAAGTGAGCACGAGTTCGCTTAAACTGCCCGGCGCCCAGCCAAGGAGCCTCGCCCGATGA